The following proteins are co-located in the Oceanimonas sp. GK1 genome:
- the asd gene encoding archaetidylserine decarboxylase (Phosphatidylserine decarboxylase is synthesized as a single chain precursor. Generation of the pyruvoyl active site from a Ser is coupled to cleavage of a Gly-Ser bond between the larger (beta) and smaller (alpha chains). It is an integral membrane protein.), whose product MKDHFKILLQYLLPKHLLSRLVGRLAAAEAGALTQWLINTFIRRYKVDMSEAAHSEPGHYKSFNAFFTRPLKDGARPLVDGDDVLAMPVDGTISQLAPIEQGRIIQAKGHDYSARALLGGDKDLAAPFMGGDFATIYLAPRDYHRIHMPLDGVLRTMVYVPGELFSVNPLTASRVPELFARNERVVCIFDTSAGPMAMALVGATIVASIETVWAGTVTPPPGKRVQRWNYDADTAPRLAKGEEMGRFKLGSTVVCLFGPDRVALSERLTPGTPTRMGTEFGRLLS is encoded by the coding sequence ATGAAAGACCATTTCAAGATTTTGCTGCAATATCTGCTGCCCAAACACCTGCTGTCCCGCCTGGTAGGCAGACTCGCCGCCGCCGAGGCCGGCGCCCTGACCCAGTGGCTGATCAACACCTTTATTCGCCGCTACAAGGTGGACATGAGCGAGGCCGCTCATTCCGAGCCCGGTCATTACAAAAGCTTCAACGCCTTCTTTACCCGCCCGCTGAAGGACGGCGCCCGCCCGCTGGTGGACGGCGACGACGTGCTGGCCATGCCGGTGGACGGCACCATCAGCCAGTTGGCGCCCATTGAGCAGGGCCGCATCATTCAGGCCAAGGGCCACGACTACAGCGCCCGCGCCCTGCTCGGCGGCGACAAGGATCTGGCCGCGCCCTTTATGGGCGGCGATTTCGCCACCATCTACCTGGCGCCCCGGGATTATCACCGCATTCACATGCCCCTCGACGGCGTACTCAGAACCATGGTGTACGTGCCCGGCGAGCTGTTCTCGGTGAATCCGCTCACCGCGTCCCGGGTGCCCGAGCTGTTTGCCCGCAACGAGCGGGTGGTGTGCATCTTCGATACCAGCGCCGGCCCCATGGCCATGGCTCTGGTGGGGGCCACCATCGTCGCCAGCATCGAAACCGTCTGGGCCGGCACCGTCACCCCGCCTCCGGGCAAGCGGGTGCAACGCTGGAACTACGATGCCGACACGGCGCCGCGGCTGGCGAAAGGCGAGGAAATGGGCCGATTCAAGCTGGGCAGCACAGTGGTGTGCCTGTTTGGCCCGGATCGGGTCGCCCTGAGCGAGCGGCTGACACCCGGTACGCCCACCCGCATGGGCACCGAATTTGGTCGCCTGTTGTCATAA
- the bluB gene encoding 5,6-dimethylbenzimidazole synthase, giving the protein MISRLFSQDECRLLEEIIAHRRDIRGNRFTHQPVSDEAMEKLLLAALNAPSVGFSQPWEFVVVRDPAIKQQVAASFQRATEQEAARFGNTRQAAYRRLKLEGITEAPVNLAVFYKPEQKAVLGQTAMPEMGPYSVVCAVQNMWLMARALNLGMGWVSILDPERVKRLLKAPEQNKLVAYLCIGHVTDFPATPELESLQWEKRKLLEQVVFSEGYDG; this is encoded by the coding sequence ATGATTTCCAGATTGTTTTCCCAGGACGAATGCCGCCTGCTCGAAGAAATTATCGCCCACCGGCGGGATATCCGCGGTAACCGCTTCACCCACCAGCCGGTCTCGGACGAGGCAATGGAAAAGCTGCTGCTGGCGGCACTGAACGCCCCATCTGTCGGCTTTTCCCAGCCCTGGGAGTTCGTGGTAGTGCGCGACCCGGCCATCAAACAGCAAGTTGCGGCCAGTTTTCAACGGGCAACTGAGCAGGAAGCGGCCCGTTTCGGGAATACCCGCCAGGCAGCATACCGCCGGCTGAAACTGGAAGGCATTACCGAGGCCCCGGTTAACCTGGCGGTCTTCTACAAGCCGGAGCAAAAAGCGGTGCTCGGGCAGACCGCCATGCCGGAAATGGGACCTTACAGCGTGGTGTGCGCGGTACAGAACATGTGGCTGATGGCCCGGGCACTGAACCTCGGCATGGGCTGGGTCAGTATTCTCGACCCGGAGCGCGTTAAACGATTGCTGAAAGCACCCGAGCAGAACAAGCTGGTAGCCTACCTCTGCATTGGCCATGTTACCGACTTTCCGGCAACCCCCGAGCTGGAAAGTCTGCAATGGGAAAAACGCAAATTGCTGGAACAGGTAGTGTTCAGTGAAGGCTATGATGGTTAA
- the queG gene encoding tRNA epoxyqueuosine(34) reductase QueG: MTTPDFDALAHDIKLWAAELGFDQAGITGTDLSKHEPQLAAWLAKGYHGEMDYMARHGMMRARPQELLPGTLRVISVRMNYLPEHAAIAHVLSDPEKGYVSRYALGRDYHKVLRNRLKKLADRIAERAEGLVARPFVDSAPLLERPLATNAGLGWTGKHSLVINREQGSFFFLGELLVNLPLPVDVPETEDGCGHCVACLTICPTQAIVEPYVVDARRCISYLTIELDGPIPEEFRPLMGNRIYGCDDCQLICPWNRFANASQEPDFAPREPLHAPQLLALFDWSEDYFLKMTEGSPIRRIGHRRWLRNIAVALGNAPASPMVVFALEQKRDLVDDMVREHIDWALAQQQQKLARQDRKTARLIRAVDKGMPTHAR, encoded by the coding sequence ATGACCACTCCCGATTTCGATGCGTTGGCTCACGATATCAAGCTCTGGGCGGCAGAGCTAGGCTTTGACCAGGCCGGCATTACCGGTACCGATTTGTCCAAACACGAGCCCCAACTGGCCGCCTGGCTGGCAAAAGGCTACCACGGCGAGATGGACTACATGGCCCGCCACGGCATGATGCGCGCCCGCCCCCAGGAGCTGCTGCCGGGCACGCTCAGGGTGATTTCGGTACGCATGAATTACCTGCCCGAGCACGCCGCCATCGCCCATGTGCTGAGTGACCCGGAAAAAGGCTATGTCAGCCGCTACGCGCTTGGCCGGGATTACCACAAGGTGCTGCGCAACCGGCTGAAGAAACTGGCGGACCGAATCGCCGAGCGGGCCGAAGGCCTGGTAGCCCGCCCCTTTGTGGACTCGGCGCCGCTGCTGGAACGGCCACTGGCGACCAACGCCGGCCTGGGCTGGACTGGCAAGCACTCCCTGGTCATCAACCGCGAGCAGGGCTCCTTCTTTTTTTTGGGCGAGCTGCTGGTCAACCTGCCGCTGCCGGTGGATGTGCCGGAAACGGAGGACGGCTGCGGCCATTGCGTGGCCTGCCTCACCATCTGCCCCACCCAGGCCATTGTCGAGCCCTACGTGGTGGACGCCCGGCGTTGCATTTCCTACCTCACCATTGAGCTGGACGGCCCCATTCCGGAGGAGTTCCGCCCGCTGATGGGCAACCGCATTTACGGCTGCGACGACTGCCAGCTGATCTGCCCCTGGAACCGCTTTGCCAACGCCAGCCAGGAGCCGGACTTTGCCCCCCGGGAGCCGTTGCATGCCCCGCAACTGCTGGCGCTGTTTGACTGGAGCGAAGATTACTTTCTGAAGATGACCGAAGGCAGCCCCATTCGCCGCATCGGCCACCGGCGCTGGCTGCGCAATATCGCCGTGGCCCTGGGCAACGCACCGGCCAGCCCCATGGTGGTGTTTGCCCTGGAGCAAAAACGGGATCTGGTGGATGACATGGTGCGGGAGCATATCGACTGGGCCCTGGCCCAACAACAGCAAAAGCTGGCCCGGCAGGATCGCAAGACCGCCCGGCTTATTCGCGCCGTGGACAAGGGCATGCCGACGCACGCCCGCTGA
- the epmA gene encoding elongation factor P--(R)-beta-lysine ligase, with the protein MTMSSWSPTAEVALLRGRAELLARIRGFFAERGVLEVDTPTLAAAGVTDVHLENFVTRFTGPGMAEGMDLYLQTSPEFHMKRLLAAGSGPIYQICKAYRNEESGRLHNPEFTMLEWYRPGFDHHRLMDEMAELLQAVLGCGEPERMSYGAAFEQALGVCPLSATLAELRIAGQGLGADELLALEDDRDTLLQLLFAFGVEPVIGQQVPCLVYDFPASQAALARISPADARVAERFEVYFKGIELANGFHELSDAVEQRARFEQDNQQRLARGLTAKPVDAYLLAALQAGLPDCAGVALGVDRLIMLALGAERLEQVIAFPVTRA; encoded by the coding sequence ATGACAATGTCTTCCTGGTCTCCCACCGCCGAGGTGGCGCTGTTGCGCGGGCGGGCCGAGCTGTTGGCCCGCATTCGCGGCTTTTTCGCCGAACGCGGTGTGCTGGAAGTGGATACGCCCACCCTGGCGGCGGCCGGGGTCACCGATGTGCATCTGGAAAACTTCGTCACCCGTTTTACCGGCCCCGGCATGGCCGAGGGGATGGACCTCTACCTGCAGACGTCCCCGGAATTTCATATGAAACGGCTGTTGGCCGCCGGCAGCGGTCCCATCTATCAGATCTGCAAGGCCTATCGCAATGAAGAGTCGGGTCGGCTGCACAACCCCGAGTTCACCATGCTGGAGTGGTATCGGCCGGGCTTTGATCATCACCGGCTGATGGATGAAATGGCCGAGTTGCTGCAAGCCGTGCTGGGCTGCGGTGAGCCCGAGCGCATGAGCTATGGCGCCGCCTTTGAACAGGCACTGGGGGTGTGTCCGCTGAGCGCTACCCTGGCTGAGCTGCGTATCGCCGGACAAGGGCTGGGGGCCGACGAGCTGCTGGCGCTGGAAGACGATCGCGATACCCTGCTGCAACTGCTGTTTGCCTTTGGGGTGGAGCCGGTGATTGGCCAGCAGGTGCCCTGCCTGGTGTATGACTTTCCCGCCAGCCAGGCGGCGCTGGCCCGCATTAGCCCGGCCGACGCCCGGGTGGCCGAGCGTTTTGAGGTGTATTTCAAGGGTATTGAGCTTGCCAACGGGTTTCATGAGCTGAGTGACGCCGTCGAGCAGCGGGCCCGCTTTGAGCAGGACAATCAACAACGCCTTGCGCGGGGGCTGACCGCCAAACCGGTGGATGCATACCTGCTGGCAGCACTGCAGGCGGGGCTGCCCGACTGCGCCGGCGTGGCCTTAGGGGTAGACCGGCTGATCATGCTGGCGCTCGGTGCCGAGCGGCTGGAGCAGGTGATTGCCTTTCCGGTCACCCGGGCGTGA
- the orn gene encoding oligoribonuclease, with amino-acid sequence MSQSAENLVWIDLEMTGLEPDEHRIIEIASIVTDKELNILAEGPVLAIHQSEAELGKMDDWNVRTHTGSGLVARVQASTISEAEAVAQTLAFLRQWVPQGSSPLCGNSIGQDRRFLARHMPELEAFFHYRNVDVSTIKELVRRWQPALLEQFTKKGSHQALDDIRESIAELQFYRQHVFTI; translated from the coding sequence ATGAGCCAAAGTGCCGAAAATCTGGTGTGGATCGATCTGGAAATGACCGGTCTGGAGCCCGACGAACACCGCATTATTGAAATTGCCAGTATCGTCACCGACAAGGAGCTGAACATTCTGGCGGAAGGGCCGGTGCTGGCCATTCACCAGAGCGAGGCGGAGCTGGGCAAGATGGACGACTGGAACGTGCGCACCCACACCGGCTCCGGCCTGGTGGCGCGGGTGCAGGCCAGCACCATCAGCGAAGCCGAGGCGGTGGCGCAGACCCTGGCTTTTTTGCGCCAGTGGGTGCCGCAGGGCAGTTCGCCCCTGTGCGGCAACTCCATCGGCCAGGACCGGCGTTTTCTGGCCCGGCACATGCCGGAACTGGAAGCCTTTTTCCATTACCGCAACGTGGACGTGAGCACCATCAAGGAGCTGGTGCGCCGCTGGCAGCCGGCGTTGCTGGAGCAGTTTACCAAGAAGGGCAGCCATCAGGCGCTGGACGACATTCGCGAGTCCATTGCCGAACTGCAGTTCTACCGCCAGCATGTGTTTACCATTTAA
- a CDS encoding DUF4136 domain-containing protein has protein sequence MLRVLTLILLLGGCAAPYDYAEDTDFSRFKTVALAPKMEQDSLDGARIAAAAEALLPTRGLAVTTPEQASLWLNYRLDENLRLLTTMPNMFGRSGFWDEERVYGARREWHLVLWLEQPDSGRVLWKSRHPNAFPGDGVRGTARSDNITQQVAELLENYPPEQ, from the coding sequence ATGTTACGCGTGCTCACCCTGATCCTGCTGCTGGGCGGCTGTGCCGCCCCCTACGATTACGCGGAAGATACCGACTTCAGCCGCTTCAAGACGGTGGCGCTGGCGCCGAAGATGGAACAAGACTCACTGGACGGCGCCCGCATCGCCGCCGCCGCCGAGGCGCTGCTGCCCACTCGCGGCCTTGCCGTCACCACGCCGGAGCAAGCCTCGCTCTGGCTCAACTACCGGCTGGATGAAAACCTGCGACTGCTGACCACCATGCCCAACATGTTTGGCCGCAGTGGCTTCTGGGATGAAGAGCGGGTGTACGGCGCCCGGCGCGAATGGCATCTGGTACTGTGGCTGGAGCAGCCCGACTCGGGCCGAGTGCTGTGGAAAAGCCGCCACCCCAACGCCTTTCCCGGTGACGGGGTACGCGGCACCGCCCGCAGCGACAACATCACCCAACAGGTGGCCGAGCTGCTGGAAAATTATCCGCCGGAGCAGTGA
- the rsgA gene encoding small ribosomal subunit biogenesis GTPase RsgA — protein sequence MTKKRRLSKGQKRRVSDNHSRRLKKQQAEVIDDTLLGPPQEGVVISRFGQHADIEDSEGKIHRCNLRRTLGSLVTGDRVVWRPGTDILQGISGVVEAVHPRATVLTRPDYYDGIKPVAANIDQIVVVSAVLPELSCHIIDRYLVAAEDVEMPPMLVLNKVDLLSDEQRRDAERDLQRYRDIGYRVLLVSCDTGEGLDELQQALSSHTSIFVGQSGVGKSSLVNAVMPHVDVQTGAVSDNSGLGQHTTTTARLYHFPTGGSLIDSPGIREFSLWHLDPDRVAWCFREFRDYLGGCRFRDCKHGTDPGCLLQQAAADGRIHSERLDSYHRIMDAMADKPDRYHPNS from the coding sequence GTGACCAAGAAGAGACGCCTGAGCAAAGGCCAGAAACGCCGCGTAAGCGACAACCACAGCCGCCGGCTGAAAAAGCAGCAGGCCGAGGTGATCGACGACACCCTGCTGGGCCCGCCTCAGGAAGGCGTGGTGATCAGCCGCTTTGGCCAGCACGCGGACATTGAGGACAGCGAGGGGAAGATCCATCGCTGCAACCTACGCCGAACCCTGGGCTCACTGGTGACCGGCGACCGGGTGGTCTGGCGCCCGGGCACCGATATCTTGCAGGGTATCAGCGGCGTGGTGGAAGCGGTGCACCCGCGCGCCACCGTGCTCACCCGCCCCGACTACTACGACGGCATCAAGCCGGTGGCCGCCAATATCGACCAGATAGTGGTGGTGTCCGCCGTGCTGCCCGAGCTGAGCTGCCATATCATCGACCGCTACCTGGTGGCCGCCGAGGACGTGGAAATGCCGCCCATGCTGGTGCTGAACAAGGTGGATCTGCTGAGCGACGAGCAACGCCGTGACGCCGAACGCGACTTGCAGCGCTATCGGGACATCGGTTACCGGGTGCTGCTGGTGAGCTGCGACACCGGCGAAGGCCTGGACGAGCTGCAACAGGCGCTGAGCAGCCACACCAGTATTTTTGTGGGCCAGTCCGGGGTGGGCAAGTCGTCCCTGGTGAACGCCGTTATGCCCCATGTGGACGTCCAGACCGGCGCCGTGTCCGACAACTCGGGCCTCGGCCAGCACACCACCACCACCGCCCGGCTGTATCATTTTCCCACTGGCGGCTCGCTCATCGATTCTCCCGGCATTCGCGAGTTTTCGCTCTGGCACCTGGATCCCGATCGGGTGGCCTGGTGCTTCCGCGAATTTCGCGACTACCTGGGCGGTTGCCGCTTTCGCGACTGCAAGCACGGCACCGATCCCGGTTGCCTGCTGCAGCAAGCCGCCGCCGACGGCCGCATTCACTCAGAGCGGCTCGACAGCTACCACCGCATCATGGATGCCATGGCGGACAAACCCGACCGCTATCATCCCAACTCCTGA
- a CDS encoding VOC family protein encodes MFRVMGLDHLVLRVRNPQRMLDFYCKVLGCCLEREKGEIGLYQLRAGDQLIDLVDIRGPLGGDGEAADQCRANMDHFCLRIDPFEPDALLNYLSLSGVICEPPVMRYGAQGEGPSIYLFDPEGNQIELKGHIETARRD; translated from the coding sequence ATGTTCAGGGTAATGGGGCTGGATCATCTGGTGCTGAGGGTGCGTAACCCCCAGCGTATGCTGGATTTTTACTGCAAGGTGCTGGGCTGTTGCCTGGAACGTGAGAAGGGCGAAATCGGGCTTTACCAGCTGCGTGCCGGCGATCAGCTGATCGATCTGGTGGATATTCGCGGTCCGCTGGGCGGCGATGGCGAGGCCGCCGATCAGTGCCGGGCCAACATGGATCACTTCTGTTTGCGTATCGATCCTTTCGAGCCAGATGCGCTGCTCAATTATCTCAGCCTGTCGGGGGTGATCTGTGAGCCTCCGGTCATGCGCTATGGGGCCCAGGGAGAAGGGCCGTCGATTTATCTGTTTGATCCGGAAGGCAACCAGATTGAGCTGAAAGGTCATATCGAGACTGCCCGTCGGGACTGA
- a CDS encoding GMP reductase: MRIEEDLKLGFRDVLFRPKRSTLNSRAQVELNREFTFKHSGRRWSGVPVIAANMDTVATFEMARALARHEMLTAVHKHYSVEQWQAFVNDAGADVLKHVIVSTGTSERDFEKLHQILALSDELGFICIDVANGYSEHFASFVSRVREQCPRHTIIAGNVVTGEMVEELILCGADIVKVGIGPGSVCTTRVKTGVGYPQLSAIIECADAAHGLGGQIIGDGGCTCPGDVAKAFGGGADFVMLGGMLAAHEECGGEIIERDGQQFMKFYGMSSASAMDKHAGGVAKYRAAEGKTVELAYRGPVENTVQDVLGGVRSTCTYVGAQRLKELTKRTTFIRVREQENNVYGKE; encoded by the coding sequence ATGCGTATCGAAGAAGACTTGAAACTGGGCTTTAGGGATGTGCTGTTTCGCCCCAAGCGCTCCACCCTCAACAGCCGCGCTCAGGTCGAACTGAACCGGGAGTTCACCTTTAAGCATTCAGGTCGCCGCTGGTCCGGTGTGCCGGTTATCGCCGCCAACATGGACACCGTTGCTACCTTCGAAATGGCCCGCGCGCTGGCCCGCCATGAGATGCTGACCGCGGTTCACAAACACTACTCGGTGGAACAATGGCAGGCCTTTGTCAACGACGCCGGCGCCGACGTGCTCAAACACGTGATCGTGTCCACCGGTACCTCCGAGCGTGACTTTGAAAAACTGCACCAGATCCTGGCCCTGTCCGACGAGCTGGGCTTTATCTGCATCGACGTGGCCAACGGCTACAGCGAGCACTTCGCGTCCTTCGTCAGCCGGGTGCGCGAACAATGCCCCCGCCACACCATCATCGCCGGCAACGTGGTGACCGGTGAAATGGTGGAAGAGCTGATCCTGTGCGGCGCCGACATCGTCAAGGTCGGCATCGGCCCGGGCTCGGTGTGCACCACCCGGGTCAAGACCGGTGTGGGCTATCCCCAGCTGTCCGCCATCATCGAATGTGCCGACGCCGCCCACGGTCTGGGCGGTCAGATCATCGGCGACGGCGGCTGCACCTGCCCCGGTGACGTGGCCAAGGCCTTTGGCGGCGGCGCCGACTTCGTGATGCTGGGCGGCATGCTGGCGGCCCACGAGGAATGCGGCGGCGAGATCATCGAGCGCGATGGCCAGCAGTTCATGAAGTTCTACGGCATGAGCTCCGCCAGCGCCATGGACAAGCACGCCGGCGGTGTGGCCAAGTACCGCGCGGCCGAAGGCAAGACCGTTGAGCTGGCCTATCGCGGCCCGGTGGAAAACACCGTGCAGGACGTGCTCGGCGGCGTACGCTCCACCTGTACCTACGTGGGTGCCCAGCGACTGAAGGAGCTGACCAAGCGCACCACCTTCATTCGCGTGCGCGAGCAGGAAAACAACGTCTACGGTAAAGAGTGA
- the mscM gene encoding miniconductance mechanosensitive channel MscM: MFAPILLFLMLLLLPAPVPADQSVADIEALLKEIPEGDKPELQKLRDSYNQALQLVREGERYQQQTDRLRQFMDDYPNALKKLEQEKAALKGTSTESIPLLDGPDLEQALVDAQARRLELRRQREELANTFNLQELSNSGLHNQLDELRQQLRQTQQNLDQLQFTEEQGRQQNANRILAMVREQSLQRRIQMLELEQLSSGNRDTLNKLRLEILQSRLTDLDQYIDALQNRQNELRRATTEAAIAESERLLDEVQTDSPLLAREQERNQQLSATLVERSRTIESLQLENQAVESAVSELTTLKNNLKEQLEWLEVSRGFGENLRNRLSELPTPYPLPQLEARIVQSRVDKYSYQEDLDDIANNSYRNRLLTLEQGLSEEQLLLLDELLTTRARLLERLQAATDTQIHEQTRLKVAYSRQNGQLEEIRALTEERLFWLPDLRPVGSGFPAALRETLEWLTLGATWTALPKALQQQGGASLTLYGISTLVVLYLWLLSRRSLRDYLTRISPRIGNVTQDKYGYTFNTLLLSLLTALPLPALLSLLSHAIDSPLASPIVVSLSAALRELMLPVFILLLVGNLTLPKGLLVMHFNLPAEQVRRVWRQFRTLMLSLLPMLLLLYTSREFREFSLYDTLGRLAFVYTCVLMSLFSWRLYRQDMPLLVSSPRQEHLTLANHLLWGLLITAPLLALAAAIMGYLFTAHTLLRQLEISVLAGLGFVMAYFSVRRWMLLQRRRLAFERAKARRAEILAQRKEKERDEPQETPPSPEAEAAAVAEVDLDAISAQSLGLLRSVLMLGYILTLMLLWSEINTAFSFLDSIEVWHVSSSLAGEDTLVPISLKDLVIAVFLVVLTLVTARNLPGLMELSVLQHLDLSPGTGFAITTISKYLVLVFGAFATFAMLGIDWSKLQWLVAALSVGLGFGLQEIFANFVSGLIILFEKPIRIGDTVTIRDLTGTISKIKTRATTIVDWDRREIIVPNKAFITEQFVNWSLSDAITRVKLYVRVRLDADVELVQGLLQEAIDECSLILDNPVPEAFLVELTDSALVYEVRVYVNDMGHRMPMTHELHNLLLERLRRHDIRIPHQQVDIRLVGEHNAALAGTSNKAAEPG; encoded by the coding sequence GTGTTTGCGCCCATTCTGCTGTTTTTGATGCTGTTGTTGCTGCCGGCCCCGGTGCCGGCGGATCAGAGCGTGGCCGATATCGAGGCCCTGCTGAAGGAAATTCCGGAAGGGGACAAGCCCGAGCTGCAAAAACTGCGCGACAGTTACAACCAGGCGCTGCAACTGGTGCGGGAAGGCGAACGCTATCAACAGCAAACCGACCGCCTGCGCCAGTTCATGGACGACTACCCGAACGCGCTGAAAAAGCTGGAGCAGGAAAAAGCGGCGCTCAAGGGCACCTCCACCGAGAGCATTCCCCTGCTCGACGGCCCGGATCTCGAGCAGGCGCTGGTGGACGCCCAGGCACGGCGGCTGGAGCTCAGGCGCCAGCGGGAAGAGCTGGCCAACACCTTCAACCTGCAGGAGCTCAGCAACAGCGGCCTGCACAACCAGCTCGACGAGCTGCGCCAGCAACTGCGCCAGACCCAGCAGAACCTGGATCAGCTGCAGTTTACCGAGGAGCAGGGCCGGCAACAGAACGCCAACCGTATTCTGGCCATGGTGCGGGAGCAGAGCCTGCAGCGCCGCATTCAGATGCTGGAGCTGGAGCAGCTGTCCTCCGGCAACCGGGACACCCTCAACAAGCTCAGGCTGGAGATACTGCAAAGCCGGCTGACGGATCTCGACCAGTACATCGACGCCCTGCAAAACCGGCAGAATGAGCTGCGCCGGGCCACCACCGAGGCGGCCATTGCCGAAAGCGAACGGCTGCTGGACGAGGTGCAGACCGACTCGCCTTTGCTGGCCCGGGAGCAGGAGCGCAACCAGCAACTGTCGGCCACCCTGGTGGAGCGCAGCCGCACCATCGAGTCGCTGCAACTGGAAAACCAGGCGGTGGAAAGCGCCGTCAGCGAGCTCACCACCCTCAAGAACAACCTCAAGGAGCAACTGGAGTGGCTGGAGGTCAGCCGGGGCTTTGGCGAGAACCTGCGCAACCGCCTGAGCGAGCTGCCAACCCCCTACCCCCTGCCTCAGCTGGAAGCCCGCATCGTGCAAAGCCGGGTAGACAAATACAGCTATCAGGAAGATCTCGACGACATTGCCAACAACAGCTACCGCAACCGGCTGCTGACCCTGGAGCAGGGTCTGAGCGAAGAACAGCTGTTGCTGCTCGACGAACTGCTCACCACCCGGGCCCGCCTGCTGGAGCGGCTGCAGGCCGCCACCGACACTCAGATCCACGAGCAGACCCGGCTCAAGGTGGCCTACAGCCGGCAGAACGGCCAGCTGGAAGAAATCCGGGCGCTGACCGAAGAGCGACTGTTTTGGCTGCCGGACCTGCGCCCCGTTGGCAGCGGCTTTCCCGCCGCCCTGCGGGAAACCCTGGAGTGGCTGACTCTGGGCGCCACCTGGACCGCCCTGCCCAAGGCGCTGCAGCAGCAGGGCGGCGCCAGCCTGACCCTGTACGGTATCAGCACCCTGGTGGTGCTCTACCTCTGGCTGCTGAGCCGGCGCAGCCTGCGAGATTACCTGACACGGATCAGCCCGCGCATTGGCAACGTCACCCAGGACAAGTACGGCTACACCTTCAATACCCTGCTGCTGAGTCTGCTCACCGCCCTGCCGCTGCCGGCGCTGTTGTCGCTGCTGTCCCATGCCATCGACTCGCCCCTGGCCTCGCCCATAGTGGTGTCGCTGTCGGCGGCGCTGCGGGAGCTGATGCTGCCGGTGTTCATTCTGCTGCTGGTGGGTAACCTGACCCTGCCAAAAGGGCTGCTGGTGATGCATTTCAACCTGCCTGCCGAGCAGGTACGCCGGGTCTGGCGCCAGTTCCGCACCCTGATGCTGAGCCTACTGCCCATGCTGCTGCTGCTATACACCTCCCGGGAATTCAGGGAGTTCTCCCTCTACGACACCCTGGGGCGGCTGGCCTTTGTCTATACCTGCGTGCTGATGAGCCTGTTTTCCTGGCGACTTTACCGTCAGGACATGCCGCTGCTGGTGTCATCACCGCGCCAGGAGCACCTGACCCTGGCCAACCACCTGCTATGGGGGCTGCTGATCACCGCGCCGCTGCTGGCTCTGGCCGCCGCCATCATGGGCTATCTGTTCACCGCCCATACCCTGCTGCGCCAGCTGGAAATCTCGGTGCTGGCCGGCCTGGGCTTTGTGATGGCGTATTTTTCGGTGCGCCGCTGGATGCTGCTGCAGCGCCGGCGCCTGGCTTTTGAACGGGCCAAGGCAAGGCGGGCGGAAATCCTGGCCCAGCGCAAGGAAAAAGAGCGGGACGAACCCCAGGAAACGCCGCCCAGCCCCGAAGCGGAGGCCGCCGCCGTGGCCGAGGTGGATCTCGACGCCATCAGTGCCCAGTCGCTGGGGCTGCTGCGCTCGGTGCTGATGCTGGGCTACATTCTCACCCTGATGCTGCTGTGGTCCGAGATCAACACCGCCTTCAGCTTTCTCGACAGCATCGAAGTCTGGCACGTGTCCAGCAGCCTGGCCGGGGAAGATACCCTGGTGCCCATCTCACTCAAGGATCTGGTGATTGCGGTCTTTCTGGTGGTGCTCACCCTGGTGACCGCCCGCAACCTGCCGGGTCTGATGGAGCTGAGCGTGCTGCAGCACCTGGATCTGTCTCCCGGCACCGGCTTTGCCATCACCACCATTTCCAAATACCTGGTGCTGGTGTTCGGTGCCTTTGCCACCTTTGCCATGCTCGGCATCGACTGGTCCAAGCTGCAGTGGCTGGTGGCGGCGCTGTCGGTAGGCCTGGGCTTTGGCCTGCAGGAGATTTTCGCCAACTTCGTCTCGGGCCTGATCATTTTGTTTGAAAAGCCCATTCGCATCGGCGACACCGTCACCATTCGGGATCTCACCGGTACCATTTCCAAGATCAAGACCCGGGCCACCACCATAGTGGACTGGGACAGACGCGAGATCATCGTGCCCAACAAGGCCTTTATTACCGAGCAGTTTGTCAACTGGTCGCTGTCGGACGCCATTACCCGGGTCAAACTCTATGTGCGGGTGCGGCTGGACGCGGACGTGGAGCTGGTGCAGGGGCTGCTGCAGGAAGCCATTGACGAGTGCAGCCTGATCCTCGACAACCCGGTGCCCGAAGCCTTCCTGGTGGAGCTGACCGATTCTGCCCTGGTATACGAGGTGCGGGTCTATGTAAACGACATGGGCCATCGCATGCCCATGACCCACGAACTGCACAACCTGCTGCTGGAGCGGCTGCGCCGGCATGATATTCGAATTCCCCATCAACAGGTGGACATTCGGCTGGTGGGCGAGCACAACGCGGCCCTGGCCGGCACCTCCAACAAGGCCGCCGAACCAGGCTAA